The following are encoded together in the Brassica napus cultivar Da-Ae chromosome A9, Da-Ae, whole genome shotgun sequence genome:
- the LOC106420167 gene encoding superoxide dismutase [Cu-Zn] → MAKGVAVLNSSEGVKGTIFFTQEGDGATTVTGTVSGLKPGPHGFHVHALGDTTNGCMSTGPHFNPDGKTHGAPEDANRHAGDLGNIIVGDDGTATFTITDSQIPLTGPNSIVGRAVVVHAERDDLGKGGHELSLSTGNAGGRVACGIIGLQG, encoded by the exons ATGGCCAAGGGAGTTGCAGTTTTGAACAGCAGTGAGGGTGTTAAGGGGACTATCTTCTTCACCCAGGAAGGAGATG GTGCCACAACTGTGACTGGAACTGTTTCTGGTCTTAAACCTGGTCCCCATGGTTTCCATGTCCATGCTCTTGGTGACACCACCAACGGTTGCATGTCTACCG GTCCACATTTCAACCCTGATGGTAAAACCCACGGTGCACCTGAGGATGCTAATCGTCATGCTGGAGATCTAGGAAACATCATTGTTGGTGATGAtg GAACTGCCACCTTCACAATCACTGACAGCCAG ATTCCTCTTACTGGACCAAACTCTATTGTAGGAAGGGCTGTTGTTGTCCATGCAGAACGTGATGACCTTGGAAAGG GAGGCCATGAACTCAGCTTGTCTACTGGAAATGCAGGAGGCCGTGTTGCTTGTG GTATTATTGGTCTTCAGGGCTAA